A region from the Vicia villosa cultivar HV-30 ecotype Madison, WI linkage group LG3, Vvil1.0, whole genome shotgun sequence genome encodes:
- the LOC131593196 gene encoding mitochondrial outer membrane protein porin 2-like — protein MEEWNDRRFSGDIAAQIKHNNKSLHFKVDTESNVLTIFTLTDFVTSAKAVAFIRLPDYKSGKIEVQYLHDHAGFTTAVDLSRNHAIDFSATISTPDLQDDCEDRDLLNGLSEDILELSSSG, from the exons ATGGAAGAGTGGAATGATAGAAGA TTCTCCGGAGATATTGCTGCTCAAATTAAGCACAATAACAAATCTCTTCATTTCAAAGTTGATACTGAATCAAAT GTGTTGACGATATTTACTCTCACAGATTTCGTGACTTCTGCTAAAGCCGTTGCTTTTATTCGATTACCTGATTACAAATCCGGCAAG ATTGAAGTTCAATATCTTCATGATCATGCTGGTTTTACTACTGCTGTTGATTTGAGTCGCAACCATGCTATTGATTTTTCTGCGACAATTAGTACTCCTG ATCTTCAGGACGACTGTGAAGATAGGGATTTATTGAATGGACTTAGTGAAGATATCTTAGAGCTTTCATCATCTGGTTGA